Proteins encoded in a region of the Ziziphus jujuba cultivar Dongzao chromosome 3, ASM3175591v1 genome:
- the LOC107422018 gene encoding pentatricopeptide repeat-containing protein At5g16860, which translates to MPIFLFRLNSNHQHFLKPLSATIGSNTAFFSTAPPPTTIPLITTTLLKQCKSLIHAKTIHQQILVQGLTNYITHLIGTYIAANAPQHAMSLLESLQPSPPTVFWWNALMRQAVRSGLLKEVLNLYHRMLVLGWKPDHYTFPFVLKACGELPSFRRGTSFHGVVCSNGYEENVFVCNAIVTMYGRCGALDDARKMFEESFKRGISDVVSWNSIVAAYVQNGDSKNALEMFGQMTKDLSICPDAVSLVNVLPACGATGMWKWGKQIHGFSVRSGLFEDVFVGNAVVDMYAKCGMMDDASKVFERMKVKDVVSWNAMVTGFSQIGRFEDVFDLYKRMQVEMIELNVVTWSAVIAGYAQRAYGYEALNVFRKMQAGASKPNVVTLVSLLSGCASVGALLNGKETHCYAIKSILNLDGGDPGENLMVINGLIDMYAKCKGIEVARKMFDLVALKERNVVTWTVMIGGYAQHGEANDALELFSQMVSHYTKPNAFTISCALIACARLAALRFGKQIHAYVMRNHYDSTMLFVSNCFIDMYTKSGDIDAARLVFDSMEQRNAVSWTSLMTGYGMHGRGKEAIQVFDEMRKVGFVPDGITFVVVLYACSHSGMIDEGMKYFNGMSTDYGVPPGVEHYACMVDLLGRAGRLGEALNLIKGMPVEPTPIIWFALLSACRTHANIELGEFAANKLLESESVNDGSYTLLSNIYANARRWKDVARIRSLMKHTGIKKRPGCSWVQDKKGTVSFFVGDRRHPQSQQIYELLAKLIERIKAIGYVPETKFALHDVDDEEKGDLLYEHSEKLALAYCILTSPPGVPIRITKNLRVCGDCHSAITYISMIIENEIILRDSSRFHHFKNGSCSCRGYW; encoded by the coding sequence ATGCCCATCTTCTTATTTCGTCTAAATTCAAACCATCAGCATTTCCTTAAACCACTCTCAGCTACCATCGGCAGTAACACTGCTTTCTTCTCTACTGCACCACCACCAACCACTATACCTCTCATCACAACCACACTCCTGAAACAATGCAAGTCCCTAATTCATGCCAAGACCATCCATCAACAAATCCTAGTCCAAGGCCTCACAAACTATATCACTCACCTTATTGGAACTTATATTGCTGCCAATGCTCCACAACATGCCATGTCATTGCTCGAAAGCCTCCAGCCATCTCCACCCACTGTGTTCTGGTGGAATGCGTTGATGAGGCAAGCTGTGCGTTCTGGGTTGCTTAAGGAAGTGCTCAATCTCTACCACCGGATGTTGGTACTTGGGTGGAAGCCTGATCACTACACCTTCCCTTTTGTTCTCAAAGCTTGCGGTGAGCTTCCCTCGTTTCGACGAGGCACGTCGTTCCATGGTGTTGTATGTTCAAATGGGTACGAGGAGAATGTGTTTGTTTGCAATGCAATTGTCACAATGTATGGTCGATGTGGTGCGTTGGATGATGCACGCAAAATGTTTGAGGAATCGTTTAAAAGAGGGATAAGTGATGTTGTTTCATGGAACTCCATCGTGGCTGCTTATGTCCAGAATGGTGATTCCAAGAATGCACTTGAAATGTTTGGTCAAATGACCAAGGACCTTAGTATATGTCCGGATGCTGTTAGTCTCGTGAATGTCCTTCCTGCTTGTGGTGCTACGGGCATGTGGAAGTGGGGTAAGCAGATTCATGGCTTTTCTGTTCGAAGTGGATTGTTTGAAGATGTGTTTGTGGGTAATGCTGTGGTGGACATGTATGCTAAGTGTGGGATGATGGATGATGCAAGCAAGGTTTTTGAGCGCATGAAAGTTAAGGATGTAGTATCTTGGAATGCCATGGTTACTGggttttctcaaattggcaGATTTGAGGATGTTTTTGATTTGTATAAAAGGATGCAGGTTGAGATGATTGAACTGAATGTTGTGACTTGGAGTGCTGTAATTGCAGGGTATGCTCAAAGGGCATATGGTTATGAAGCGTTGAATGTGTTTCGTAAAATGCAGGCTGGTGCATCCAAGCCTAATGTTGTCACCCTTGTGTCTCTTCTTTCAGGTTGTGCGTCTGTTGGAGCATTGCTTAATGGAAAAGAGACCCATTGTTATGCCATAAAATCAATCTTGAACCTGGATGGGGGAGATCCAGGGGAGAACCTAATGGTGATTAATGGTCTAATTGATATGTATGCTAAATGTAAAGGTATTGAAGTTGCAAGGAAGATGTTTGATTTAGTAGCTCTGAAGGAGAGGAATGTGGTGACTTGGACAGTCATGATTGGTGGATATGCTCAGCATGGGGAAGCCAATGACGCACTAGAACTTTTCTCCCAGATGGTTTCACACTACACAAAGCCAAATGCTTTTACTATATCTTGTGCCCTGATAGCATGTGCTCGTTTGGCTGCACTAAGGTTTGGTAAACAAATTCATGCATATGTAATGCGCAACCATTATGATTCCACGATGCTTTTTGTGTCTAATTGCTTTATTGATATGTACACCAAATCTGGAGACATTGATGCTGCTCGACTTGTGTTTGATAGCATGGAACAGCGAAATGCTGTATCTTGGACATCTTTAATGACTGGTTATGGAATGCATGGCCGTGGAAAAGAAGCTATTCAGGTTTTTGATGAGATGAGAAAGGTGGGTTTTGTGCCTGATGGTATAACCTTTGTCGTTGTCCTTTATGCTTGCAGCCATTCTGGAATGATTGATGAAGGAATGAAATACTTTAATGGCATGAGTACCGATTATGGAGTTCCTCCTGGGGTGGAACACTATGCTTGCATGGTTGACCTCCTGGGTCGTGCTGGTCGCCTGGGTGAAGCCTTGAATTTGATTAAAGGCATGCCTGTGGAACCAACTCCAATAATCTGGTTTGCACTACTTAGTGCTTGCAGGACCCATGCAAACATTGAACTTGGTGAATTTGCTGCAAATAAATTGTTAGAGTCGGAGTCGGTGAATGATGGATCATATACACTGCTATCAAACATATATGCCAATGCTAGACGTTGGAAAGATGTGGCCAGGATTAGATCTTTAATGAAACATACAGGGATCAAGAAGAGACCTGGTTGCAGTTGGGTGCAAGATAAAAAAGGCACAGTAAGCTTTTTCGTAGGCGATAGGAGGCATCCTCAGTCTCAACAAATATATGAATTACTTGCTAAGTTGATCGAACGCATCAAAGCCATTGGGTATGTTCCTGAGACAAAATTTGCACTCCATGATGTGGATGATGAGGAGAAAGGTGATCTTCTTTATGAACATAGTGAAAAGTTGGCTCTTGCCTATTGCATCCTAACATCTCCTCCAGGTGTACCAATCCGGATCACCAAGAACTTGCGTGTCTGCGGCGATTGCCACAGTGCCATCACCTACATATCCATGATTATTGAAAATGAAATCATCTTGAGAGACTCTAGTCGCTTCCATCATTTTAAGAATGGATCTTGCTCATGCCGAGGCTATTGGTAA